CCTCGACGATGCGCTCGATGGCGTTCGGAAGCTTGTCGAGCAGGTCGTAGCCGGTGCGCGCCTCGATCTGGTCCACCGTCACCGCGTACATCTCCCACGCGTTGTTGCGCATCCCGCGGGCGGCGGCCGTGTCGTTGGGCATGCGGATGGCCAGCACCTGCACGTCGCCCGTGCCGCGCACGTCGTTCAGCCCCTCGCCGCCGTCCATCACCACCGCCACCTTCCAGGTCCACTCGGGAATCTGCACGCGGCCCTGGCCCTTGAGAGTGGCCGGGTTGGCCGAGTACTCGCCGCCGGCGACCACGTAGATCTCTTTGCCCTGCTGGCGGGCCAGGTCGTTCAGGTGGTTCTCGAACTTGCTCCAGGGGCCCTGGTTGTTCTCACCGGCCTGCGGAAGGATGTTCGTCAGCAGGAAGGTGCTGGCGTTCTCCTGGTCCGTGGTCGTGCGGCTTTCCGACTGGACCATGTGGCCACGGTCGTACCCGCCGTTGCGGTAGTCGAAGTCCACCACGCGGTAGGTGCCCGAGGGGAGCGTCTGGTCGGCGCTGAAGCAGTCGCAGCGCGGCGCGGCGCCGAACTGCGTGGCGTTGATGTTCCAGCTCACCCAGTTGGGCCCGCCGCGCGTTTCGCTGTACGAGGCCGCGAACTGCGGCTTGCTCAGCAGCACGCCGGTCGCCGCGGGTGTGCCGAACTCCACGTGGTTGCGGTAGACGGCCGGGGTGGACGCCGTGCCGGGCAGGATCGTGATCTGCGCCGTGCCCGACACGCCGTTGGGGGCGGTCGCGGTAACGGTTACCGTGCCGGCCGAAACGCCGGTGATGTAGCCCATGGAGTCCACGACGGCCACCGAGGCGTCGGACGTGGTCCACGTGTACGCCGGGGGCGGCGAGACGACCGTGTTGAAGGCGTCGCGCGCCGTGGGGAACGCCGGCTTGGTGTAGCCCGCCGGAACCGAACGCGGCGTGTTGATGCTGATGCTGATGGAGGCCACCACCCCCGGCTGGCCGGCCCCGCCGCTGGAGCTGTTGGCAGCGCCCGGCGTGCCCTTGTCGCCGCCCGCGCCGAAGAAGGCCGTCGAGGTGAACCAGTTGGTGCCCGCGCCGGCGTCGGTGTTGTCGGCCGCCGCGTCGATCACGGAGCGCGAGGCGCCGCGGGGGGCGGTGACGGCCCAGTCCACCGAGTCGGCGGTGGCCCCGGCGCCATCCTTGAGCACCAGGTGGTCGGAGCTGTTGCCCAGGTTCACGTTCGCGAAGACGTGGCCCACGGCCACGCCGCCGTTCGTCGCGGAGTTGTCGTTGCGCCCCAGCACCAGGTAGCCGTTGGCCGGCACGGTCACGGCGGCGGTGATGGTGTGCCCCGCGTCGCCGCGCGACACGATCTTCCATCCCTGCAGGCTCACCGGCGCCGCGGTGCGGTTGACCACCTCGAACCACTCGCCGTCGGCGTCGAGCACGGCGTTGGGATCGGCCAGGATCTCGTTGATCACGATGGCGCCGGTCCCCGTGGAGGGGGGCGGCGGCGGCGGGGTGGTGGTGGAGCCGTCGTTCACCGCGCCGGGGGTGCCCTTGTCGCCCAGGCCGTACGTGGTGGTGGCGGTGGACCAGTTGGCCCCGCTCATCACCACGTTGTCGGCGGCGGCGTTCACCACGCCGCGCGAGGCGCCCGTGGGCGGCGACGCCGTGCCCCAGGCCACCGAGTCTACCGAGGCGCCCGACGCGTCGCGCAGGGCCAGCCAGTCGGTGGTGCCGTTGGCGAGCGTAAAGGTGGAGCGGTAGGCGTGGGTGGCGTTGAGGCCGCCGTTCCTGGTGACGTCGCCGCTGCGCGCCAGCACCACGAACCCGCCCGCGGGAACCACCACGCTGACGGGGATCACGTACGCCGCGTCGTTGGCCGAGGCCAGCGTGTACCCCTTCAGGTCCACGTCCGCCGATCCGGGGTTGTACACCTCGAACCATTCGCCGAAA
This window of the Longimicrobium sp. genome carries:
- a CDS encoding DNA/RNA non-specific endonuclease yields the protein MSLSTLRVFGAAILGAVLLSACSRDEVTAPAAGGARMDLQAAAATGLVINEVMPNPNAVLDDFGEWFEVYNPGSADVDLKGYTLASANDAAYVIPVSVVVPAGGFVVLARSGDVTRNGGLNATHAYRSTFTLANGTTDWLALRDASGASVDSVAWGTASPPTGASRGVVNAAADNVVMSGANWSTATTTYGLGDKGTPGAVNDGSTTTPPPPPPSTGTGAIVINEILADPNAVLDADGEWFEVVNRTAAPVSLQGWKIVSRGDAGHTITAAVTVPANGYLVLGRNDNSATNGGVAVGHVFANVNLGNSSDHLVLKDGAGATADSVDWAVTAPRGASRSVIDAAADNTDAGAGTNWFTSTAFFGAGGDKGTPGAANSSSGGAGQPGVVASISISINTPRSVPAGYTKPAFPTARDAFNTVVSPPPAYTWTTSDASVAVVDSMGYITGVSAGTVTVTATAPNGVSGTAQITILPGTASTPAVYRNHVEFGTPAATGVLLSKPQFAASYSETRGGPNWVSWNINATQFGAAPRCDCFSADQTLPSGTYRVVDFDYRNGGYDRGHMVQSESRTTTDQENASTFLLTNILPQAGENNQGPWSKFENHLNDLARQQGKEIYVVAGGEYSANPATLKGQGRVQIPEWTWKVAVVMDGGEGLNDVRGTGDVQVLAIRMPNDTAAARGMRNNAWEMYAVTVDQIEARTGYDLLDKLPNAIERIVEANDRAPVAATDGPYIGIEGSSVTLDASGSTDPDGDALTYAWSFGDGATGTGARPVHVYTDNGTYPVSVIVSDEYGAADTATTVVTVMNAAPTVAAFSGAALLQGESYSAAGSFADAGDDTFTAIVDYGDGSGPRALALDGGTFALAHRYTSAGIYTVTVRVTDDDGGEGVRTSTVAVQSPEQGTAALINAVQNAHLQRGEEISLVAKL